AGGCTGTTGGCGAAGGTGGCCGGTGACCAGTTGGCGGCAATGTCGGCGAGCAGCGCGCTGACCGCCTGGGTCTTGGTCGCGACGCTGGCGGTGAGTTCGGGGGTGATATTGAGCAGGCTTGGTGACATTCAGCGTCCTAGGCGCGACGGCGGAAATAGGGTTGGGGCTCGGTGGTCGAGGTCTGATAGGCATCGCTGAACGGACTGAAGCCGGCTTCGATGGCGTACAGCGCATTCTTGTCATCCTTCAGGGCGTAACTGTCGAAGCCGACACGCTGCATGAAGAAAAGCTGGTCGTGCAGCACATCGCCGACGGCGCGCAACTCGCCTTGGTACTGGTAGCGCTGGCGAAGCAGGCTGGCCGTCGAGTAGCCACGACCATCGACGAATTTCGGGAAGGCGACGGCGATCACGACGAAATACTCGAGATCGGCAGCCACGTCCTCAACCCGCTCATCCGGTTGCAGCAACAGGCCGATGCGCTTGTGGCAGGAGATGATCTCGGCCTTGCGCGCCTGCCAGACGGCGAGCGGGAAAATGACGTCACCAGCCGGCAGGGCAACGTTTTCCGGCGTTTCGCCTTCAGCGAGTTCGAGCGTCGTCCAGCTATCGACCGCGGCGGTGCCCAGTTTGATCAGTTGCGCCATTATGCAGCCTCCTTTTGTGCAGTCTTTGCCTTGCCATGAGCCCGGCCTTCGTAAACGCGGTTCTTGAACGGGTCGATGCCGATGCGATCAAAGGTGTCGAGGAAGCGCTCGTCGGCGTGACGAGTTTCTAAGTAAACCTTGATGATTTTGTCGACGACATCCGGCATTTCGCCAGCGGCGAACGAAGGGCCGATGACTTTGCCGAGCTTGGCGTCATTACCTTGACGGCCGCCCAGCGTGACTTGGTAGAACTCGGAATCGTTCTTGTCGACGCCGAGCACGCCGATGTGGCCGACGTGGTGGTGGCCACAGGCGTTCATGCAGCCGGAGATGTTGAGGTCGATTTCGCCGATGTCGAACAGGTAGTCGAGATCGTCGAAACGGGCCTGGATGGCGTTGGCGATGGGGATGGACTTGGCGTTGGCCAGATCACAGAAATCGCCGCCCGGGCAGCAGATGATGCCGGTCAACAGGCCGGTGTTGGGCGTGGCGACGCCGGCGTCCTTGGCCTTCAGCCAGACTTCATGCAGCTCGGATAGTTTGACGTCGGCCAGGATGATGTTCTGCTCGTGGCTGATGCGCAGTTCGCCAAAGCTGTACTGGTCGGCGAGGTCGGCCACCGCTTCCATCTGCTCAGAAGTGATGTCACCCGGGGCAATGCCGGGCTTTT
The nucleotide sequence above comes from Betaproteobacteria bacterium. Encoded proteins:
- a CDS encoding DUF934 domain-containing protein — its product is MAQLIKLGTAAVDSWTTLELAEGETPENVALPAGDVIFPLAVWQARKAEIISCHKRIGLLLQPDERVEDVAADLEYFVVIAVAFPKFVDGRGYSTASLLRQRYQYQGELRAVGDVLHDQLFFMQRVGFDSYALKDDKNALYAIEAGFSPFSDAYQTSTTEPQPYFRRRA